The Penicillium digitatum chromosome 6, complete sequence genome contains the following window.
CGGCCGGCTAGGCGCGCGTATCTCCGCCATCTTTGTGATCATGATTGTCTCTTCAGCGGCGACCTTCTTCCCCGTGGTTGCATCACGTCTGCCACGCCTGCGTATCCCAATCTACGTCTACCTCTTCGCCAAGTACTTCGGTGCCGGCGTCATTATCGCCACGGCCTTCATCCACCTTCTCGATCCCGCATATGGCGAAATCGGTCCCAACACCTGTGTCGGAATGACCGGTCACTGGGCAGACTACTCCTGGTGCCCGGCAATCGTATTGGCGTCGCTGATGGGTGTTTTCCTCATGGACTTCGGTGCCGAGCGCTACGTCGAAGTCAAGTACGGTGTCTGTCGTGTTGACCCAGAACCTATGATGGCGAGTGGAGGTGAAGCGGCCCGCGTCGACTCGCCCGCCTCGGCACGCAACGTAGACGACAAGCAAATCAAGGAGGTTGAGGCGCAAACTAACGAGCTGGAGATCGAGCGCTCGGTTAGACAGCAGCTTGCTGCACTGCTGATTCTGGAGTTCGGTGTCATCTTCCACTCCGTCATTATCGGTCTGAACCTTGGTGTTGCCGGTGATGAGTTCTCGACCCTTTACCCTGTTCTCGTCTTCCACCAGTCCTTCGAGGGACTCGGTATCGGAGCCCGCATGTCCAGTATCCCCTTCAAGAAGGGAAGCTGGTTGCCGTGGTTCCTGTGCACTGCTTACGGCCTGACTACCCCCATTTCCATTGCTATCGGTCTTGGTGTCCGTACTACTTACAACCCTGGCTCCTACACGGCCAACGTTGTTTCCGGTGTGCTCGACTCGATCTCCGCCGGAATCTTGGTTTACACTGGTCTTGttgagcttcttgctcgTGACTTCTTGTTTGACCCTCACCGCACTCAGGACAACAAGCGCCTGACCTTCATGGTGGTGACTATGCTTCTTGGTGCTGGTATCATGGCTCTACTTGGAAAGTGGGCttgaacaaaaaaaaaaaaatttggtGTTAGAGATCCGAAGATGGTGTGTGTCTTTGGTGACAGATGTGTGAAGTGTAAAATTGTGATCTGTGATGTCAGATATAAATTGGTTATAATTGGTAACTAGTATAATTGTTAGTTTAATTTAGTTTCGAGACAAATGATACCCAAGGTGGGCAGGTTTTGTGATGAGcttttttcatttttcattTTACATTCCCGTTCTTTGTTTTGTTGCCTTCTCACACAGGTATGATAACAACGATGCTTATGCCTGCTGAGTAGCGATGTTACAGCGATCGCCAGCGAGGACAACCCCGCCAGATTCTTATACAGAAGTGGAAAAAGGGCAGGTATGGAGAAGGCTCTCGGTCATGCGGAGCACAGTAACTGGACATGTTCTTGCACCCCTTGTCCCCCCAGCCCCCTAGTTTTACATGCACCATATGCTGCCGTCCAAAAACCTCCATGAATTCAAAATCCAGCACAGTCAGACCCTGTTAAATTTGAAGGATTTTCGGAGAGCCAATTCTTTGAAATTAACGGGGTTTCCAAATAAATGGGGATCTTGGCATTTTAGGTTACTATGTTGTAACTAGGTGGGATTCACCCATCTCCACAGCGGATCTACTAGCGCCCAAACATCTACCCACACTTAATGAATGTTGTTTTATTACATATGGATAGATGATAGCACGATAAAAAATGGTTAGAACTAGACTATACAAAACCGGATATCTCACTACAGTGCAGAGAGCAATTTCAGATCGCCTTGGGAGAATCGCGTATCTCATGGAAAGCTTTTGTATTTGTAGGAGCATCTATATAGATGGTCATGCCGATGATTTAATGCATGAAATCCAAAGAGCGGCGACGGAAGTGGTATGACTATCACATTGACCACCTTCAGTGTGGGGGTCGGGGATTCCTAGTAGACTGTTATATATATAATgtaacgtatttcacaagcgagtCGGCCCTCATAAGCGGGTGGGCCGGCTAAAAACGTAGCGTAAATGCGATAGATCACAACTTGATATCTTAACATCGGTGGTCTGAAGTGGGGTTTCCTAGCAGCTAAAAGCTTTTCAACTGATACCTGGCCTATCTAAAGAATTTCGAAAAATTTCAGGACCTCTTGGAAGACAACATTTTCGTTTTTCACAAGGTGATTTTCGGTAATCTTGGAACTGATGACCGAACGGCCTTCTACTTTCTTTAACCTTGGTACAGGGTGCTAAGATACCTTGTCAATAGCTATCCAATAAGAATGAAACCCAAAACAGGACGTGCTTGTTAAGATGTAAACTTGGAAAATATCCCATAGACTTTCAGAGTGGCCCACTCGCTAACTACGTGATGACTTTTGCATTATCTAATCGAATTTGAGGCCGTCTCTACCCGGCAGAATCTGGGCTTAAAAGGCGGAAGACAGAATAAAAAAGCCAATGATGAGAAGGAAAGTTGGGAAAACCGAGAGGGCTAAGCCTAATTAGGCAACCTTGACGCTCTTAGCGatggttaaaaaaaaaaggtttgGGAGCAAAGTCCTCGAAAGTGATCCGGATTTACAAAAAAGTGGGGTCGATTTTCACGGGGGTTTGGCTGTACAATATATGATACATACCACCCGCTGCAGAGGTGGGGATGAATCCAAATTGACAGTGAGCCAAGTGGGGCCACAGACCTCATCTCCGTGGATGGCTGTAGATCTTGGTCGAAAAGACCAAGTGATAGACGCCGAAAGAAGAACACagcctacaacatacattgTCATTACCATCACAGGGACCCCTGTCCATCTCCTGTCATGTCTCGGAATCTGTTTCATATGCACCGCCTAGACTAAAATGGCACGTTTGGGTATGTTGAAAAATgaggggggggttttttttaccGCTCGATGTTGCCCTCGTGTACGGAGTAAGTTTCGCTGTTTTACCGTTCCGCCGTGATAGCCAGTATTTTGATCACTATTATAATAAAACCCATGCATACCCGAATCAAATGAGACAGAGTGAAATGCTCGTTCAACCGAGGTCTTCGTAATAGCCACATTGCCACACAATACATGTATAGCTCTGGTTGACGAGTGAATTTAACTACCATGACAAAGGTCCTAAGGTCGTTCTACTTTAATATATAGCTTCTTTCGCCTATATCAATCTCCCAGATTCATATAGAAACTTTTATACTTGACTAAATTTCATTCCGAGACAGCCGCTGCTACTCTCGGAGAGCGACCGTCTGAGAGATGGACCGAGCTTTTAAAAAAGTGGGGATTGATCCACAGGGAAATTTTACCTCATTGGTCAATTCTGACTCAGCCTCCTTGTAACTGTGGGAGGAAATCCGAATTTCAGAACGGGGAAATTTCGTTATTACGATGGCAGATTAATTGAAGCACCAAGGATTCGTTATATCAGCTTGCTCTATAAATAGGTAATACTGTACTTCCCTACGCTAAAAGAAGTGTCCCACAGTTTTCGCGGTTTGAGCATCATCTTGAATTGGAGAGCTAGCTTCACCTTGGTCTGCACGGAATTCATGCTGTTCAGGTCCAAACCTCCCCTACAGTTATTCAATTTCGCGAATAGGGATGGGAAGGAGGAGTTGGAACATTCGTGGTAGTAGGTAGTCCTATAATCTAATTAAGAATTCGAGGAGGATACTTTAGACCCTTGGGATGATGTAAACAATATTACCGTCTGCGTGACATGTTTGTAGTTGAAATTCGGGAAAGGAGCCGCAGGCTCCGGCGAGAGAAGATTTCTTGTCCGCATATATATCGTAAGAGCTACGTACATGATTGAGCTACACCCCAAGCGACAGCCTCGACTACGGCTCAGGAGGGCGTCGCGTGTTTGAAGGAGAGGATCTAAGTTGCTGATCGCTTTCTCTCTCCGCTTATTCATTGATCCTGGGATCGTATTGGATACTAGGCAGCTTCAGAATTTGTCCGACCATACCGATAACCTGTTCGGGGATCGGAAGCCCCCCAAATATAAATCAAATTTTCACTCCTTGACATGATGGCCGATCTCGTTCCCTTGGACTGAGAGGGGAGCTGAAAACTCCAGCAAACCCACAACCACAAATCAAGTCCCGAGAATGTGTCGTAGAAGTCTTCTCCTCCAGATTGTTGATCCATATGTCTGTCATGAAATACAGCGCTTGCTTGCATTCACAGCAGTCTGCTACGAGAGCAACTTTGGCGAGCATCCCAATGGTCAGCTTGCACGGTATGTTGCAGTATTTGCCATGAATAGCACGTAGTAGAATCAAGAACGCTTCCCTGTCCCAGTTCTCTGCGGTGATTTCAACTGAGCCTTTTTGCAGGTAAGTAATGCTTTCCTTCAAAATGCAGGTGAGGACTTTTTGGAACACCGAAGACGCAGCCATCAAATACTTCGCGGAGACTGCAGTGTAGAAGCAAGTCTTGGCAAGTGGATCAGCAGGTTCATTGACAGTAGGTAGGGCCTTTAGCAGCGCGGTCTTTGATCAGTGCTGGTTCAGAAGAGGTCCGAATGGTActcaatttctttttccttttatTCATCAACCTTAGTCTCTTCACGCTAGATTTTGATGGTTCGATCACTTTTAGCGGGACTTTAGACATAGTGACGGGATTTAAGAAGAGTCAATCCAGATACCGCATCTCCAAGCGCTTGTGCAAAAGGAGATTCTGCATCGCGCAAGATTATGATCACTTCCCCATCTGGATCGGTGATATGAGTTGATCGTCTGTAGTAGTAGGACAATCTCTTCCATGGGAGAGGGTTAAATGAGGCGAAGGTTGTAGTGGACAGGGAGGGAGTGTGGGAGTGGACCAGGAGAAGTACATTGCCGGATCTTTGTCCTGCCCGTTGCGTGCCTGAGGTGCATGATACTGTACAATCTCTCATTGATTGCGGAATATACTATATTAACTATATGTACGTAGGGTGACACAAGATGGCTAAGTTAGGCTGTTTGTCATCTGACCTAATAGAGATAGATGTGTTCATCTAAAGTTGCAGGGATATCTATTTGTGACTCTCACTGTGTTTGCAACTTCGGACCTAAAGTGCGGACACTTACAGATACTAGAAGGAAAATTTAAAGCTTTTCAGGTTGACCCATGATAGTATAGATACTAAGACACCTTTAAGCGAATCGGGATTGGGAATTCCTTACAGCGGTCACTAGGCGAACCGGTAGAATTAGGCAGCACAAGATAGAGATGAGAAACCTAGGTAGTAAAAATCGGCTTTTGACTAATCACTTTTGCTATACAAGCGACTCATCTATCTACTATTTGCAAGGTCCAGTATTGCCAGACCAATCACCATGTTCCGTTCCGCcaagcaccaatcaaaatgcagaGTTACTCTTTGGCACACTTACCGCTTTTGGCcgagcaccaatcaaaatgtagAGTTACTCTCTGGCACACTTACCGCTTTTTGCGCCGTGGAAAATTGCAAAATTTTAAATGACAAAGGGCCGTTTCGAACATCCAACCATTGTGGGTGTGTTTGACCACTAGGCCACGTGGGCATTTTCTTGATGTCATCATCTCAAAAGTGGTCTATGTATAATTTTTCTGGACTGATTCCAAGTCACATAATCTTTACTACTTATTCTTTACTACTCATGTAtacccttcttcacctataaacccttcttcacctataTTTATATGCATAATTAACTCCATTTCTTTGCAAATTGGATTTTATATCCTTTACACTGCTATATAATTTGTATATTGACCCCATTGtctgaatatatatatctaaaaaaaaattaatatcCTGCATATATGTTACACATTTGTACACTGCAATATTCCAATGTATAATACATATACCTTATCCACTGATTTTATCCTCTCATTTATTTAGTGTAGTGCCTTTCGCTCCACCTATACAGCCGAGGGCTAGGGCTTGCCTACTATATATAATTGCCCACGACTCACTTACTTCCTCTATCAATATACCTTCCCTGATACTTCACTTTATCCCATCCTTGGAATCCTTGGAATAGACAATGCCAACCGTCTCAAGTATCTTTTGTACCCGCTGTGGTTCTTCTACTCCCTTCGCTGGGTTACCAGATGAGCGTCGTCGGGTCCAATCGGCCAGATGTCCACCATGTACTACTGCCGTCCGCCGCGgcgaagacaagtggatcaCCAGAAACGGTGAAACCCGTCACTGTGCCAGTTGTGGCATTGGCTTTCCTGCCCGTTCGAAATATGCGAGGTGCCAGCCATGTCGTACGCAGGATCAGACTACTCTGCCAGCTCTGTTCACTATCTCTTCTACTCCTCGAGTATGTGATACATGTTCCAATGTCCTCCCACAGTATGAACAATCCCGTCGTGTCTGCCACCGTTGCCGCCGTCGGCAAGTATCCCAACGTTCAACTGCCAATACCCCTCTACCTACTCCTATCGAGACGCCTCTGCCAATGTTAATACACGCtccctcttcgccattcCGGCCCATTGTCCCATCCCCAAGTTCAAGACCACCGGCGACGCCTATGACACCCGGGCGTCAGACATTTCCCTCTCCCCGGACTGGAATACTTGGAACACCAGTGCCGCCCCCTACGCTACGTTGTTGCAACTCATGTGGCGTTCGCCTTCCACTGTCCCTTCGAAGGTACCGGTTCTGTGGTCCCTGTAGGGCAGTTAACCAGCGTGTACGTCGACGGGCGGGGGTCCCACGTGGCTTTCAGTCCAGTTTAGAGATACCTGATGCGTTAGATATTGGGGACTTGGTCGTGGAATGTTGTAAGTGCCAtgccctttttttcaagaatgaGGTTCAAGTTAcaattgatggcattgaaaaATGCTGTATGCGGGGTTCGATTTTTGATGAATTGGATCCCCTATCGCTACCGGGCACTGGGCGCCCAGTCATTTTACCCTCTTCATATAAAGGTGGCCCCCGCGATAGGACAAACTCATTCCGTAACTCTATTGCAATTATACAGCAGTATGGAACACCGTCTCTATTCGTTACATTCACAGCGAATCCCAATTGGCCGGAGGTCCAACGCAATCTATACAAATATACAAATGGTGACCCATCACAACGACACGGGGACCGCGCAGACCTGATTGCCCGGGTTTTGAAATGAAGCGTAAGCAGTTGATAGATGACTTTCTTAAGCATAAGATATTCAGTCATTGCTAGGCATATGTGTTTGTTATCGAGTATCAAAAGCGAGGCCTGCCTCACTCTCATATCCTTTTTTGGATCTCAAATTTCGACCATCATAACCCACGTGTtattgatgactttgtctgtgcaAAACTCCCGGACCCTGATGAAGATCCTATGCTTTTCGAATTGGTAACGTCTTACATGATGCACGGCCCCTGCGGAGACCTTCACCCCAATGCCGTCTGTATGGTCGAAAAGAATGGGCGGAAGGTATGCTCAAAAAGCTTTCCGAAGCCTTTTACCAATGAGACAATTCCACCAGATAACGCATACCCCATTTACCAACGCCGTCAAGGGTTCAGTCACACAGTGAAGCAGCCATTATATCGTGATCAAGATATCCAGATTGGTAACGAATAGGTGGTTCCTTTTaatccattccttctccgtaAGTATCGCGCACATATCAATGTTGAGGTCTGTGCTGGGATGTTCGCTGTGAAGTACTTGCATAAGTATTTACACAAGGGCCCTGATCGGGCTACTGCGGAATTGACGCTAAATAAGGCAAAGGACTTGATCTCCGGCCGATACATTGGATCATCTGGGACGAAACCCCTATGACATATCGGGATGTTTTTGATGCGGTGGATAGGATGCTTCGTGATATTCGCGAAACTGACTACCCTGGGGCAAGCCAGCTACCCTTTGGTGGTATTCCGACAGTCTTTGGCGGTGACTTCCAACAAACGCTACCAATTGGTCCTCAGGGTAGTAATACCCGCGCCTCGATTGTTCAATCCACTCTACAGTTTGCCTATGTCTGGGATTCTTTAATCCAAATTCTCTCATTGGTTGAAAATATGCGCCTTCGCTCAATAAATCCTGCCAATGTCTCCCTCGCCCGATGGCTTTCCCAGCTTTGTACGGATGAAGCGATGGAGGGGttgattccggtactagGTTGTCTCCTCCCAAATACAGGCTATAAGGTAGATAAATTTGTGGACTCAACTTATCCCGAAGATGACTTGCATCGGTTAGCTAATGTGGCCGATCCTATAACTCTCTCACGTTCCTGTCGGTTCTTTGCGGAGCGCGCTATTCTAACAACAAAGAAtactgatgttgatgcctttAATGAGTCTATTCTTCCGTTTCTCCCAACCGAAGAATGGAGTTTAAAGTTATCAGACTCATGTGACCTTGGTGCCGGTCTCAATTCTGAAATTGATCTACGGGAAGATTTAACACCGCAATATCTACGCACTCTATCTCCGAATGGTTTCCCATTAAGTGATATTCGCGTAAAGAAGGGCGCTCCGGTAATGCTGCTTCGGAATATCGATCCGCGTAACGGCCTTTGAAATGGTACCCGTATGATTGTGACCAATATCCGTCCTCGATGTCTTGAGGTATCAATTATGAGTGGTTCATGCCTTGGGGAAACGCGCCTGATCTTCCCTATCACCTTGACCTCAAAGGACAATGACTATGCATTTATAGTTAATCGTGTGCAGTTCCCAATACGGCTAGCCTTTGCTATGACTATCAATAAATCACAAGGTCAATCGCTTGCTAGGGTAGGCCTCGATCTCCGTATATCTCCTTTTGCGCACGGCCAGCTCTATATTGCATTCTCCCGCTCATCGGACGCAAGTCAGGTATAGGTCCTTTTACATCCCGAGAATATTGAAAAGGTTATGAACAATGTGGTTTACCGTGAGGTTTTTTGCCCCCTTTTTACAACTACCAGGTTCTCAGGATATCAGGGTCCCCCTCTCTCGCACATTAGCAAGCCGTCGGCGAGCTTTAACTTTAGGTAGAAGAGTATAGTATACTACATTTATTGAGTACATATATCTCTTACTCGACATTGTGTTTTATGATAAAGGATGATCTTTAAATTCCgtactttcttttttccggTCTCCGGAATAAACTGAACAATTCTTCTTTTATATTTATATTTATAAAACCTCTATTGTCCCCTACTTTCTATCTTCAACCtatctttctttctcatttACTTTATCATTCAATATATCGAGTACCTCAGGCCCTCTTTCTTCAGCTACTACGTAGAATACACATTGTTTCTTTGCGGGGATTGTTATGATTGGTAGCTCCCCTGCAGACCCAAAGGCTATCAGGATGAGTTGTCTGACTTCATCTCAAGGGCCGACATACCCTCATCTTCGGATATGATTAATCCCTTAGATGGCCTCCCTCTCACAGTCGATTACTGTAaccggtggaagatgatgcggtAGCAATTGTTTAGGGTATACCATCTATCCGTACACCCGATAACGGCGCCCCGTGTGTCTCTGTGCGTGCAGACCAGTTCGTTCCGTATATAtcaatctctctccgctctATAAATTTCCACTTATATTATTGTAGTATTCCTGGTGACCCTAATGATTCGGAATACGATAGATACGCACCTGCTATGGCCAATGGTTCGTTATCTTTCATTGGTACTTTTACCAGTGGGACAACTGATCCTAGCGGTAACCGTATCTTCGTTCTTAGTACCACTGTG
Protein-coding sequences here:
- a CDS encoding Zinc/iron permease, fungal/plant: MSFDPQNVNLDTADPTEIVCYLNAGDNEYNGRLGARISAIFVIMIVSSAATFFPVVASRLPRLRIPIYVYLFAKYFGAGVIIATAFIHLLDPAYGEIGPNTCVGMTGHWADYSWCPAIVLASLMGVFLMDFGAERYVEVKYGVCRVDPEPMMASGGEAARVDSPASARNVDDKQIKEVEAQTNELEIERSVRQQLAALLILEFGVIFHSVIIGLNLGVAGDEFSTLYPVLVFHQSFEGLGIGARMSSIPFKKGSWLPWFLCTAYGLTTPISIAIGLGVRTTYNPGSYTANVVSGVLDSISAGILVYTGLVELLARDFLFDPHRTQDNKRLTFMVVTMLLGAGIMALLGKWA